The Brassica napus cultivar Da-Ae chromosome C7, Da-Ae, whole genome shotgun sequence genomic interval ctctctctctctctctctctctctctctctctctctctcttagatGATATCCTATCTTCTCACAAAGAAGATAAATATTAGATTTTCTTTTCCTCTGTTTTTAGATCTGCgggtttttaatttgtttttttttttgcaacaaacggctattctattagtCTGGGTAACctgaccggaatagaacaacatATTGGTCTAACGTGTTTGCTTAACTCACAAGATTATAGAATAACTTCTTTATTAGCTTAAGAAAATCTCTCAAAACTTAAGCTCTCACAATAATCTCTCTCACTTATAAGTTCATGTCACAACTCAAcatcttcttatatagagaTCTAAAACTCCTAAACTTAATAGTAAAACTTTTTATCCTAATCCTAATACAAGTAGGATTAGTATGACTTGAGTTTCAAGCTATCTTCAAGTTTATCTCTAACATTCTCCCCTTTAAACTTGAAGTCACCATCTTTCAAATCTTGAACTCCAACCAGTTCTCGCATCTCCTTGAATTTCAATCTCCCTAAGGCTTTAGTAAGAATGTCGGCTTTCTGAAGACTCCCTGCAATGTGCCCCACGTCCACTAGACCATTATTGTCTATGCATTCTCGAATGAAATGATAACATTTATGAATATGCTTACTCCGTCCATGAAACACCGGATTCTTTGCAAGCGCTATTGCAGACTTGTTATCTATCTTAACCACCACCTTCTCACACGGTTCTTCAGTTACTTCAGCAAGTAATTCATGTAGCCAAATTTCTTGTTTTGCCGCCTCAGTAGCTGCCATAAACTCGGCTTCACACGAAGAGAGAGCAACCGTTTCTTGCTTTTGAGAGCACCATGTGATGGGGAAATCGTTTAGATAGAACATGTGGCCTGTTGTACTTCTTCCATCATCAATGTCAACATTGTGACTACTGTCACTATACCCTGTTAACGTCCAGCCTGCTTTGCTTGACCGGGAGAAGTTAAGACCATATGCAAATGTGCCTTTTACACACCTTAGAATCTGTTTTAAAGCCGCCCAATGAGAAGCCTTAGGTTCATGCATATACCTGCTTAATACTCCAACGGAATAGGATAAGTCCGGTCGAGTATGTAGTAAGTAACGCAAGCACCCTATGATCCTGCGGTAGTCCTTCTCATCCACGCTGGCTTCCTGCTCCGCCTTGGAGAGCTTGAGACCAGCATCCATAGGATATTGCGTTGCATTGCAGTCAATCATGCTCGTTTCTTCAAGAACTTTCTTTGCATAGCTCGCTTGCTTGATTGATATTCCACCATTGTGTTGAACGACTTCAATGCCTAGATAATAGGTTAAGAGACCAAGATCACTCATCTCGAATTTGTTTGACATATTGCCCTTGAACCCGTCTATCATCTCTGTCTTAGACCCTGTGATCAacaaatcatcaacatataccgccaCAAGCAAAACGTCTCCATCTATCATCAAACGATACTGAGATGCTTCCTTTGTGCATCTAATAAACTTCAGATCCTCGAGGGTTTCATTTAGTTTCGTTCCAAGCCCTCGGGGCTTGTTTCAAGCCATACAACGCCTTCTTCAATTTGTAAACTTTCTCTTCACTTCCTTTGACTATATATCCCTCCGGTTGACATAcgtaaatgttttcttttagatCACCGTTTAGGAAGGCTGTCTTGACATCAACATGATGCACTTGCTACCCTCTCGAAGCTGCTAGTGCTATGATGAGACGTACAGTCTCTATTCGCACCACAGGTGAGAAAACCTCTTCATAGTCTACACCGAGTCTTTGAATGTATCCCTTAGCTACCAACCTtgacttatgtttttttatagttccatcaaaatttctttttatcttGAAAATCCACTTCAAACCTATGGTCTTAGCTCCGGGAGGAAGGTCTACCAGTTCCCAAGTCTTGTTCTTCACTATAGATAGTATCTCATCGTCGCAAGCGTTCCTCCATATCTCTTCTTCACATGCTTCATCATAGTTGAATGGCTCCTCATTCAACAGAAGTAACAGACGTTCTCCTTCAACTTCAGATAGGTATACATAGTCCTCTAAGTAAGCTGGAGCCTTACTGACCCTAGTTGATCTTCGTAGTACAGGCTCTGCTTCTTGCTCTGTTTCGGATTCTGTCTCATGAGCGTTGTCATCAACTGATGTTGTTATAGgagtttcttcttcctctttagcTTCTTTGACACTCTCATATGCGTTCCCTTCATCAGCTCGTATGCCATTGTTCCCAAAATCACCGAAAGAAAGCTTGAATGATCCCGGAGCAAGAGCTGCTTCGCTTGTAGAGACACTCCAATTCCAACTCTTTTGCTCGTCGAACACCACGTTTCTACTTACAACTATCTTCCGGTTCATTGGATCGAATAATTTGTATGCTTTACTCCCCGGTTATGTTCCTAAATGTACCAGTATCCTCGATCTGTCGTCCAACTTTCTTAGATGTGGTGTATCCACCTTGGCATAACTGATACATCCAAACACTTTGAGATGCTCGACATTAGGCTTTCGACCTTTTAGAGCCTCATATGGTGTCTGAGACTCGAGAACTTTTGTTCCTACCCGGTTGATGATATAAGTGGCGTGTCTAACTCCTTCACCCCACAGATAGTTAGATACGCTCATGTGCTTGAGGATACTCCTTGTCATCTCCATCAGCGTTCTGTTTCGTCGTTCTACCACTCCGTTTTGTTGTGGCGAATATGGAGCAGTTAGGTGTCTGTTTATTCCCGTCGTCTCACAGAAGCTTCTGAACTCATTTGATGTGAACTCACCTCCCCTATCGGATCTAAAAGTCTTTATAGACTCTTTTGTTTCTCCTTCAACGACGGTTTCGAAAACTTTGAATTTTTCAAGAGCTTCACTCTTCTCTTTCAAAAGTATTGACCACATATACCTTGAGTAGTCGTCAATAAGAACAAATATATATCGATTCTTTCCGGCGGCAGGAGGTGTGATGGGTCCACACAAATCGCCGTGAATGAGTTCCAATGGCTGAGTTGCTCGATACATAGTGGAGTTAGGGAATGGAGCTCTGGCGTGCTTGCAAAGTAAACAAGAAGAGCACGTTTCATTGTCGACGTTTAGGCTTGGCAAGCCTATTACTAGTTGCTCTTTCATCATCATTTGCATGGTATTTTCTCCAATATGACCCAACCGTGCATGCCATTTACTCCTTTCGGATTGTGTCTCCACCTGAAGGCACTTAGCTTCCACGATGTTCATCAAAACTTTATACAGTCTGTTTCTCGACCTCTTTGCTTGTACTATAAGTTTCCCTTGCTTGTCATGGAGAAAAATGTATTCCTttttgttggggtcgaaaatggTTACGGcaaagttaacgtccaaatccccgcagaatacaagtatgtctttccgcaaaaaatcatgctcggtcaagaaaacgtcgcaacgtatgttcccgagataaagcttcgttcggattctatttagatcaaacataagccatcggaaacatacccagacaagctacggataggtccgagtatgacgatcaaaacacggacgaaccaagctcggtcattacgcaactaccgcacatgcacgctgtccggtcgctacgtagcgaccgagatcttccaaaacgtcgatacgacattagtccatgcattcttgtctacccttcgatgctatctcccgaagaccgtagtgaacccatttcatgtttcccgccattctaagtcatcgatcaaactttacggtaaaaaccgcaggaagttcgttctttatcgaaagaagccgtaataaacgcttcgagtcagaagacggcccaaagggacctaagacatgactcgaggcccaacttacgattttttaaccaacagcccgtaagccgcatgacggtttacgcttggttcgcaaggaaagataaatgtcaagtttccgcggataaatacgaaattttgaagataattacgaagatcggaaaaaatggaatatctccatttttatgctatgacagcttaagggcagaagaggaaaaacgtaaaccgacctatgagccagtatataaggagtcctaggcgagaggcatggggagagacttttttcggagcaaacttagcacttagagcgatttaggcatatttccgtttttgttatttcgagctgcgactcaattaggtttagccgtcttagggttgctagaactaggaatctcgccgacagctctcgaatccaggcttataccttgttgtaacgctcaaacacggattcggaataagatctattttgctctcttttttcgatttttgtactttgtcgttgatatctcgtgttttgattgcttagcgtgtggtattaacagatctccgggacctctgggaaattagggttttcctagtttcctaatttaaatggaaattagggttttccttaCCCGAGATGGTCAaaattgctcaatcaccttcacgaagTAGGAAGCTGGCGggatcgaccaacctcactgcgatccgctcatcatagatctcgtcatacgagatctggaagtcggaagagtacattgacacgggaagcacggtcaatgtaatcttccacgacactctcaatcggatgagcatcgaactcgtaGAAGTAACTCCAATGCCGaaaccgctcacgggtttttcaggagaagtatcgatgaccctcgggtcAATCCagctgccagtcatggccaaggagatcacgaaaatcaatgaattcgcggtggtcgatcatcctgccatctacaacgtgaccatgggaaccccatggatcaacgccatgcaagccgttccatcgacaTACCACCTAggtgtcaaattcccgaccccaaatGGAGTCgtagctatctggggatgtcagaaatagtcgcgactatgcttcctcacggagcacaagttaaggcaaatgacgacttctgcaacggcaaatcgcaagcgcacgaagatagatcaaTCTTTGGCCAAAAAAGCTTCAAGGAAAGAtgatttaacatcgtctgctgacgcaaacgcttcggacgtcgaaactcaacacgagTCCAAAGCCGACGCTACAattcaaccggaacatccggaagagaacgcTGACCCGGCCACGGTCATCACGATCAGGGCAGTTAGCATggcgacaaccgccgagtaaaaacgctcgcggcataaaacagaactacgagatggcttgatcctctctaaaaagggggggagtgcgtatactcgtatactcccacataggaaaataCGCGTTATTGTAATTGagtttttagagatttaaaaaaaaaaatctctctttaCAATATGCATTGctcctttttaattaaaacgcttacgcttcagttaaCGCAAAAGTCTCAGGACACGCCTAGAAAATCTACgaacgttaagactcttgtcagcGGCCTCATCCTGCCCAAAATCGGAAAATAATCTTTCTTCAGCATCGAAAATATttcgtatagtcttcgaaacaaccgcgagacgtcgccaagttaaaattcgagaCGATGCGAACAAATTGTCTGACCACAaccacaaaaaccttacacccagtttgtcgattggccccgacgaacgcgtcagccgtcttaaacaaacgcaacttgatcactcttttgatcttcgaacgtccaacacaaggacgaaagcgcgctacaaaaaaaatctgaaattttggtctagcacttccagttggcttaaaaattgtctctggaaagatactcgattcataccatacaagtcatataagccgagaacctatcgcggactttaaatcggtacgaatcaggtagaaatcgcaacaggaaaatcgatagccggctagtcaccgcacaaaccttaaaaccgagagtaaacctaggtcttgccctaaacccatcacattggtctcagacatctcaagacatgatatctaaacgatacgagatcctaaaccatgtctctccgttcacatCTCAACGTTCCTGAAAGTTGTAAGAATAAgaattttttacgaaaagtcaCGAACGAAATGACAGATTGAACGTCCCAacggaattaaatatgagacgaaaactcaaatttacTTCAAATTTACTTGAAACAATTCGAAATAAAACGCTCATCATATATAAAGACCGCATAAAGCGGTGGGAAATCAAAGCCACACTCGGcagaaaaagacaaataaaagCCATACTCAACAACAAACGGAGGATAAATAAACAACCTCCTCCCTCCAGATTTTCACTCCACCTCTCAAGGTTCAGAGTAAAAGTTCCCGGACAACGAAGCTCaaaacgcatccgcgggacgatccacctCCCCGCAATCACCAAGAAACTCGGTCGTGGTctctacggtatcaggagaaaccgggatgggatcccaaaaTCCCTGAATCCTCCCGTCAATCGGAGGAATGAGCGCCTCAGTGcaagcatgatccttcatgccacacttcattaactccatctccttctcgaaAACGTAATCGTCCGCCCGCGTCTTCCAATGGCTCCCGACTGAACCGCGATACTCACGGAAATCGCCTAGCGAGGTAAAAGCATCCTTGAGGTTCCTGTACTcgacctggaattgagaggcttgagtcttcatcacctcgacaatctcCCTCTTTCCCTTCCGTTCCGCCTTACGAACAGCcctcgcatgatcacgagcgagttgcgCATCTCGCGCaaacatctcgtctcgcatgcgagcaagatcctttttcGCTTTAAACGATAgatcatggcttctctatggctcgcctcaatggccgatccaagcaagttcaagccctgCAAAACCGATtaacacgttataagcaaaaaaaaatatatatatatatatatacttgaaacgatcgtcaaaattcttaaagcctataccccgttgatgatacgagatccttccgcgacgactttcggcctccccgactcgttcgtagccggaggagcatcgaagcccgagggaagaccagcaaagaaatcatcgaagtccggaataggacctcgctcgtaccgcttccatcgccgaaagcaaggtctggatcccatcctggaagcatggaatcgtccaccgaaaactctatgtcaccaaggtcaatatctttccccttcgaagaattcATCCCTGTCGCAACTGTGGGAGCAGCGTCGGGACCTTGGTCATCGggctcggaatcactccttgtttccccgcccaaagcaggactaggatgcacaaacttcaacgcctttcgaactctcttcggcgtaaaggaagtccagaaaaaaggaccgttcctgagaagatccctcaccgcgataatatcctcagggaacggagcaagaggattgatgaagggacgatcgttcggcaatctccggaacaatgggatacaactctttTCAACAGACCCAGCGTCTATacgaaggaagaagaaaaatttcttCCGCAAGTTGAAGTTGGAAGTAAACCCTTTAACCAcagacatgaagttccgagggacCAGCCTATACTTGTCCGTATCCTTGACGATCTGTAACCTAAGAAGCGCTTCAAAGTGATCGACggtaagggagagaccatgctcgtagctcaagatcaggactccaatgaggtgctggatgccaaggggattcagttggcttatcgccacctcgaaacgatccaacacacggacgataattTCGGGAATTGGGAACCACAAGCGACAGCGCACTACGAGtgcttcgtaacaagtaaagtaaccctacGGGGAACTGCTAGCGCGCTCTCCTTAACAAGGAACCTGGAACTCCACCGCATTCGAAATCTgatagaacgaccgcatgatctcgaggaattcgctagtactcctacttggtgcaccttcCTCGACCAGGCgacggttcatgaccgggaacgacttctctTTTGGAGGTGTGATCGAACCCTAACACGtgacccaccatgcctcgttctcggtcgggtctaccgaatgaggaacgaattctaTCTTTGGCACAAGGAGCTCTTCAGGaacgttcgcgggcaaggaccctttcttctAACTCCTTTTCTTACTCGACATTTCGTATTTTCCTTTtaagaatcaagaagaaaagcgtagagagaaaaaaaaaaaaaaatttcaagagacctctctatgagaatgagtaagtgtaaaggttgtgaagaagttacctctcttcttataggcacgagaaattactatttacttgcggattttcggacacgaacttcgcccaaatacaccaatctcgtccgaactcgccataccgcgcgTTAGaatctcactagaaatccacgattctaacgagctggggggctaactgttggggtcgaaaacggttacgacgaagttaacgtccaaatccccgcagAATACATGTCTTTCCGCAACAAATAATGCTCGGTCAAGAAAACATCacaacgtatgttcccgagataaagcttcgtttgaattctatttagatcaaacataagccatcggaaacatacccagaccagctacggataggtccgagtatgacgatcaggacacggacgaaccaagctcggtcattacgcaactaccacacatgcacgctgtccggtcgctatgtagcgaccaagcgtccGTCCcactcagtcgctacgtagcggccgagctcgagccatgctcggtcgctacgtagcgaccgagcgtccgtcccgctcggtcgctacgtagtgatcaagctcgagccaagcttggttgctatgtagcgaccgtgcgccgttccgctcggtcgctacgtagcgaccgagctcttccgaaacgtcaatacgacattagtccatgcattctcgtctacccttcgatgctatcttccaaagaccgtagcgaacccattttatgtttcccgccattctaagtcatcgatcaaactttacggtaaaaaccgcggaaagtttgttctttatcgaaagaagccgtaataaacgcttcgagtcagaagacggcccaaagggacctaagacatgactcgaggcccaacttacgatttcttaaccaacagcccgtaagccgcatgacggtttacgcttggttcgcaaggaaagataaatgtcaagtttccgcggataaatacgaaattttgaagataattacgaagatcggaaaaaatggaatatctccatttttatgctatgacggcataagggcagaagaggaaaagcgtaaaccgacctaggagccagtatataaggagtcctaggcaagAGGCATGGGGAGAGACTTTTTtcggagcaaacttagcacttagagcgatttaggcatatttccgtttttgttattttgagctgcgactcaattaggtttagccgtcttagggttgctagaactaggaatctcgccgacagctctcgagcccaggcttataccttgttgtaacgctcaaacacggattcggaataagatctattttgctctctttttacgttttttgtactttgtcgttgatatctcgtgttctgattgcttagcgtgtggtattaacagatctctgggacctctgggaaattagggatttcctagtttcctaatttaaacggaaatcgacagtgcgaatttcggttcccacactctTTCATCCTCACTTCACAACCAGCCTCTGTAGCCTGTCCAAGACTAATGATACTGCTCTTCAAATCTGGTATGTATTAGACATCAGCCAAGATCTTCTTATCGCCGTTTTGACTTACAAACAGTATGGAGCCTTTGCCTTTGATGTCGATTCTTGAGTCATCTCCAAATCTCACCTTTCCTGTTACCGAATAATCAATATTCTTAAAGTACTCATACCTCCCCGTCATGTGATTACTCGCCCCATTGTCGAGATACCAAACTCTGTCACTATCCGAGCTAGCTTCAAATTCCTTGGGGATTACGTTCTTCTCATTGAGGTAGACTACTTCGTGCATCAATAACCTATCTGCCTCTTGTGTATCATCTGTTATCTCCTTGAGTCTGTTTTCGTATGTCTCTTGAAGCTTCAGAAGTCTATCGGGGCAACTGGACGCGAAGTGTCCTTTCTTGTCACACCTAAAACATGTAATTTTTGATAGGTCAAACTCTTGATAAGATCTTCCTcgtcctcgtcctcttccataTGAACGACCTCCTCGTCCTCTGTTTCTAAAGTCTCCATTGTACTCTCGATTCTCTGAGTTCGCATACATAAGCTTACTTTGTTCTTCATGACCATCCTCATTATCCTCTCCAACCCGCTCCTCATAAGCTTTTAATCTACCAATGATATCTTCAAAGCTTGTTACCTTGAGATCAAGTACTTGTTCGAGGGACGCCACGATGTGTATGTACTTCTTTCTAGGAAGACTCTTGAAAAATTTCTTGACTAGTTTAGTTTCCTCAATGGTTTCCCCTAAAGACGCAGATTTCGAAGAAATCTCAGATAGCTTGCCAACGAAGTCATCGATTGTTTCGGTTTCCTTCATCTTCAAGCGATCGAATTCTGCCATTAAGGTTTGTAAACGAGCTTTTCTAACTCTGTCTGCTCCTAGATGCCGGGCTTTAATGGCGTCCCAAACCTACTTCGCGGTATCTAACTCTCCGACCTGCAAGATAAGCGCCTCTGGAATGGATTGGAAGAGAAGAGCTGTGGCCATATCGTTCTCCTCGGGTTCGATCGTCTCACTTTCAACGGTTTCCCATACTTTATGAACCTTGAGAAGGACCTTCATGTGCATTGCTCAAACTGTATAGTTTCTGGCCGTCAGCATCGGACACTTTATGGATGATGGCCTTTCTTTTGGTCCCGTCGATATGGTCGTGATGTCTCCCATCTTCGTTGAATATGATTTCAGattttgctctgataccaattattgGTCTAACGTGTTTGCTTAACTCACAAGATTATAGAATAATCACAAGATTATAGAATAACTTCTTTATTAGCTTAAGAAAATCTCTCAAAACTTAAGCTCTCACAATAATCTCTCTCACTTATAAGTTCATGTCACAATTCAAcatcttcttatatagagaTCTAAAACTCCTAAACTTAATAGTAAAACCTTTTATCCTAATCCTAATACAAGTAGGATTAGTATAAAGCAAAGCGATCTATGAAAAGAACGGGCATTCCTAGCTAAAGAATCGGCAATTCCATTATGGGTTCTTGGGAAGTAGCTGATCTTGAAGTCCGAAAAACACATCTGGAGAGTTTGTATGACCTCCAGCTCAGTTGAGAAGTTTGGCCAAGCTTGTGGgtccgttttttttttggcaacaaacggctattctattagtctgggtaaccagaccggaatagaacaaccaataaagcAAAGCGATCTATGAAAAGAACGGGCATTCCTAGCTAACGAATCGGCAATTCCATTTTGCGTTCTTGGGAAGTAGCTGATCTTGAAGTCCGGAAAACACATCTGGAGAGTTTGTATGACCTCCAGCTCAGTTGAGAAGTTTGGCCAAGCTTGTGGGTcgttatcattgcaatcaggtcCTTGCAATCTGTCACAAATCTTTGAAAGGTTGAGTGCTGTAACATACTCTCCATTGCCCATCTTAGCGCTTCTAGTTCCGAGTGTAGTGCTGTCTCACGCCTCCTTAAGTTTTGTGTCCCCATAAGTTGGATCTTCCCCATGCTATCCTTCCAAACCCATCCAATTCCACTAAACTGATCTGCGGAGGTtcatgaaccatccaccatacaaatattACTCAAGCTTAAGGCTTGTGTTTCTTCAACAACTTGTGGTTGTGAAGTTGTAGGTCTAGTATCCTTTGCATTATACCATGCCTGacactcactctctgcatatCTGACTAGCCCCAATGGGTCCCTGTCTATACCTCTGAATAGCTTATCATTCCTTGCCTTCCAgatgtaccaaattatccaaggataaggGTCTCTATCATCTTGTGGCTCCATAATACTATTCTTCCGCCAAAATAGATAGTCCATGTTGGCGTAGATACTCGAGACAGAGAAAATTTGAGAGTTTGACGGTGTCGATGATAATGCCCATGCTTGTAAAGCCGGTGGGCATTCAAAGATCGCATGGGTAACCGATTCTTCTGGCTCTCTACATCTTGGACAAAAGTTATCACATCGCATATTGCGACTCACCAGATTCCTTGTGACCGCTACCCGCCCTGagattaattgccatataagatgacaaatCTTTTGTGAAGCATTCACTTTCCAAGCAAAGGTTTGAAGTGCGGTTATACTAGGCTCTAGAACTTCTTTTTTCTCGTCATCTGCCAGTATGTTTGTCGCTACACAATATCCAGATTTGACTGTATATTGACCATTTTTGGTGTAGTTCCAGCAAAAGGTATCGCGTCGATGAGTAGGGCTTATGGCCAGACTCTGAATCATCGGTATGTCCTCTTGGTCTACATAATGTTCCAGTAGTCGAGCATCTCACTCCtttgtttcaaaattaataagaCTACAGACGGTCATCTTTGGATGTACTACTGGGGCTCTGGGGCGAGCCGGCCTTGATGGAGTTGAGGGAACCCATGGATCCTGCCAAACATTAATTTCATATCCTGAATGCACTTTGTTTCTGATACTCAGAAGTAATAACTTTCTTGCCACTATAATACTCGTCCACACGTAAGATGGGTTATCCACTTCACCAATTCGCAACGGCGAACTCAGTCGATAGTATTTTCCCCGAAGAACTCTCGCCACTAATGAATCGGGAAATTGTACAAGATGCCAAAGTTGCTTCGCTAAAAGAGCTAGGTTGAATTCATGGATCATACAAAACCCAATTCCTCCCTCCTCTCTAGGTGCACACATCTTTTCCCATTTAGCCCAGTGAATTCCTCGTTTTGGTGGATTtgagctccaccagaattgtgcgaTGACACTTGCAAGGTTTTCATATATCTCCAAAGGTAGCAAGAAGCTTGACATGACATATGTCGGAAGGGCTAACAAtatagatttaattaaaacttattttccTCCTTTTGATAGCTATCGACCAGTCCAACCATTCACTCTATGTAGtagtttttctttcaaaaaggCGAATAGCTTGCACTTGGACCCGCTAATGTCCTATGGGATTCCTAAATAGGAACCCATTCCCCCTTCATTTTGGATACCAAGTGTATCTTTAATCAACTGTCGGTCATTTGCTGGGatcctcttaccaaagagtaatgaGGATTTTTCAAAGTTGATACATTGGCCTGATGCTTTCCCATATTCCCTGACAgctttcataacttcttcacattcacgggctccgccttacaaaagaaaaggctatcatcagtaAAGAGAAGGTGTGATACCGAGGGGCTAGTGCGTGCGACTCGCATCCCCGTTATCGTCCCttggttctctgcatgat includes:
- the LOC106350833 gene encoding uncharacterized mitochondrial protein AtMg00810-like, producing the protein MIDGDVLLVAVYVDDLLITGSKTEMIDGFKGNMSNKFEMSDLGLLTYYLGIEVVQHNGGISIKQASYAKKVLEETSMIDCNATQYPMDAGLKLSKAEQEASVDEKDYRRIIGCLRYLLHTRPDLSYSVGVLSRYMHEPKASHWAALKQILRCVKGTFAYGLNFSRSSKAGWTLTGYSDSSHNVDIDDGRSTTGHMFYLNDFPITWCSQKQETVALSSCEAEFMAATEAAKQEIWLHELLAEVTEEPCEKVVVKIDNKSAIALAKNPVFHGRSKHIHKCYHFIRECIDNNGLVDVGHIAGSLQKADILTKALGRLKFKEMRELVGVQDLKDGDFKFKGENVRDKLEDSLKLKSY